One part of the Humulus lupulus chromosome 9, drHumLupu1.1, whole genome shotgun sequence genome encodes these proteins:
- the LOC133800696 gene encoding cystathionine beta-lyase, chloroplastic-like has product MAALSAVAHLVGTGEEIVAGDDIYGGSDRLLSKVIPKTGVVVKRVDTTSLDEIASAIGPWTKLVWLESPTNPRQMVSNIRLKWLMLMMLLSWWITV; this is encoded by the exons ATGGCTGCTCTGTCTGCTGTAGCCCATCTTGTTGGGACTG GTGAAGAGATTGTTGCTGGAGATGACATTTATGGTGGTTCTGATAGGTTGCTGTCAAAAGTAATTCCAAAGACAGGGGTCGTGGTGAA ACGAGTTGATACAACTAGTTTAGATGAAATAGCATCTGCAATTGGTCCCTGGACAAAGCTTGTCTGGCTGGAGAGTCCCACAAATCCTCGACAAATGGTTTCTAATATTCGT TTAAAATGGCTCATGCTCATGATGCTCTTGTCTTGGTGGATAACAGTATAA